The following coding sequences are from one Streptomyces venezuelae window:
- a CDS encoding phage tail protein encodes MAGNNGKEIRVAGTGRVLIAPVGTDGPATIATDWDKGKWTDLGYTTTDGIKFNKKDKIDPVDTWQSVSPARFIYSDRDLTVKFQLLQLNKANLAFFMGGGEVKAATVPATLDAQAEPELKEFTYDLANTPAPDERALGIEFTDGAAKYRFVVPRGQVTETEEIGLTRTGAVKLGVTFTALAKDDNAPLASFRIKELATSYV; translated from the coding sequence ATGGCAGGCAACAACGGCAAGGAAATCCGCGTCGCCGGTACCGGACGGGTGCTGATCGCGCCGGTCGGGACCGACGGGCCGGCCACCATCGCCACCGACTGGGACAAGGGGAAGTGGACGGACCTCGGTTACACCACGACCGACGGCATCAAGTTCAACAAGAAGGACAAGATCGACCCGGTCGACACCTGGCAGTCGGTGAGCCCGGCGCGGTTCATCTACTCCGACCGCGACCTGACCGTGAAGTTCCAGCTGCTGCAGCTGAACAAGGCGAACCTGGCCTTCTTCATGGGCGGTGGCGAGGTCAAGGCGGCCACCGTGCCGGCGACGCTCGACGCGCAGGCCGAGCCGGAGCTGAAGGAGTTCACGTACGACCTCGCCAACACCCCGGCGCCGGACGAGCGTGCGCTCGGCATCGAGTTCACCGACGGTGCGGCGAAGTACCGGTTCGTCGTGCCGCGTGGTCAGGTCACCGAGACCGAGGAGATCGGTCTGACCCGGACCGGCGCGGTGAAGCTGGGCGTGACGTTCACGGCGCTCGCCAAGGACGACAACGCTCCGCTGGCCAGCTTCCGGATCAAGGAACTGGCGACGTCGTACGTGTAA
- a CDS encoding helix-turn-helix domain-containing protein has product MNAPLISGDLAATEADVSPATIRKWVQLGHLKAAGRQGRRSMYRLEDVFAAERCVRRAARAQS; this is encoded by the coding sequence ATGAACGCACCTCTCATCTCGGGCGACCTCGCCGCCACCGAGGCCGATGTCTCGCCCGCGACCATCCGCAAGTGGGTCCAGCTCGGCCACCTGAAGGCCGCGGGCAGGCAGGGGCGACGCTCGATGTACCGCCTGGAGGACGTGTTCGCCGCGGAGCGGTGCGTGCGGCGGGCGGCGAGGGCACAGTCCTAG